The genomic interval TAAAGTAATGCTAATAAATGTCTCAAAGGGTTGGAGTATTtgttaatgataaaaaaaaatagttttgggaaaaaaaattattttttgtaattttaaagtttgaattgtatagttaagaatttttttttctttctatatttgAATTCTTTATAGATGTTATTGAGACACTTCTTAGtacttttctaaaaataatttaattttcatgtaTTATGTAAAAAGTTATACACAGTTAATAAATTATGATCAATCACATAACAgtgattttataagtaattatatcaaaatcaaacattactaattttacatttataatatatacaaattaaattataacattttatatttctattatttgaattttatttaattataattatgataCTAAAGTGAAACAATATAATGGAatcatttaatcattttatataaattaaaaaatataaataaaagaaatatataaaagattttACTCAATGACTATTCTAGTAAATAGCTGGTGTGATAAGGTAATAaggtaagaaaataaaattcttgTTAATCGATGGTGTTCTAagttaagaaaattaaaatacttcatataagtttaatttatatactttattagtataaaaaacttatttaatctaTCACaactattaaatattaataatatttaatatttgatataattatttataaaaatcaatcacaaatattaaatattaataatatttaacatttaatataattatttataaagtcattacataattaattataatttaaagtttatttagtgaattaaaattaaaatgttgttaTTTATGGTAAGGNNNNNNNNNNNNNNNNNNNNNNNNNNNNNNNNNNNNNNNNNNNNNNNNNNNNNNNNNNNNNNNNNNNNNNNNNNNNNNNNNNNNNNNNNNNNNNNNNNNNNNNNNNNNNNNNNNNNNNNNNNNNNNNNNNNNNNNNNNNNNNNNNNNNNNNNNNNNNNNNNNNNNNNNNNNNNNNNNNNNNNNNNNNNNNNNNNNNNNNNNNNNNNNNNNNNNNNNNNNNNNNNNNNNNNNNNNNNNNNNNNNNNNNNNNNNNNNNNNNNNNNNNNNNNNNNNNNNNNNNNNNNNNNNNNNNNNNNNNNNNNNNNNNNNNNNNNNNNNNNNNNNNNNNNNNNNNNNNNNNNNNNNNNNNNNNNNNNNNNNNNNNNNNNNNNNNNNNNNNNNNNNNNNNNNNNNNNNNNNNNNNNNNNNNNNNGGAAACGAGGGTTGAGAGACGCAGATTGGAAAAAAAGAGTAACGAAAAAttgcaaaaaaacaaaaatgcttACGTTTGAGAGGAAACGGAAAGGCACCAATTAGTTAATGCTATTATGAGTGTCATCATGTAATTCAAAAAAATGAAGACTGGAAGGTGGGTCCACATTCCACAGGCAGGGAGGGACCCCAGGAGAGAATGGCGGAGGGTGGGGCCCTGAGGAGGGatctttctctctctaaaacTAAATCAGGTGGATGACTGAGTGatgttaattaaaaatcaaatatattaaaaaaaacttagtatttttaaaaagtgaaaTCAAATCGTGCTAAATCActggttaaaaaaaataaaggatgcTCAAATCACGAAACAGACCGAAATTCTGTGCAGTGCCTGTAGACGGCGTTTTGACTGGAATGATTGTTGCATGCACGTGATGTGAATGATTCAATCACGTGATTCATGTTGCCGATGCTATCTCGCGGAAACAGCGAGCTTTTACCCGTTTAAAGTTTGTAATAgttatgaaggaaaaaaaactattttatcagattatttattttaatttttaatgaattattattattattaatataaaatattataatattttaaatgttataaatataataattattgaaaaatactataaaataataattaaaattatagtaaatattattaatgatatttattttaagaatttttttattaaaataatattaattgtgagatagaaaaaataatgaatttaactcatctaaaattaatattttactttaaaaaaataaaatgagttcatttgtagtaatatttatcattccgtttatggataaaaaaaataaaatatataatatcattaataattaatattatattacatacgtaataaattataataattataatattaataattgacttatctactttattaatttttaacaactttacCAATGTAATATATACTTAATttgtctcataatttttttccacatgttaaaaatataatagttaaaatattatattttgtgaaATTATTAATCTcgattatttatatattttctattatcattaatataaaatacaataagaTTTTAGAAATTATGTAGTAATAGTTAAAGAGTATtgtaaaagaaatttaaaaatagtatttatttattaagatgaTATTGATTGTGAAGAAATTAATGAGgactaataatttaatttaataatgagATTAGGAATGTGGTCGATGATATGTACTATAAAAAGGCCAAAAGTGGGTGATATAATTATAACGATAGAGAAGCATACTCTGAATGTATGACCTGAAAAGAGACAACGTGAACCGCGTTGCGTAGTCAGTGGCCCATGCTGTAGAAAAAAGGCCGCAGTTAAGCATTATTTGACTTCAACCATAAATAATACTTTTTGAGATCAGTCACTTCAAATTAGTTTCAAGTAGTAAACAATCTCCATCACTAATTTAAGGTTTGAACTGGTGCAACCTTAAACTAATCCTTGCCAGGCTGGCCTTATTTTGTTGGATGGCGTGTGGGAGCGCAAGCTAGCTGTAACCTGTTTCgttcaaaataaatatacttcaaTCATTTTGGCCCAAACACTGCACATTTCGTTTTATTTCTATAACAGTTCTgcatattttttagattttccaTACACTTcagttttaaaaaaacagtagtattttttttttgaatgaaatataaataaaaattataattacaaaattaatatatatggaaatatttaatgaattttgctcaaggtttttaatgaattttatatttcctGCTTATGGAAATATATTTCTTCAGTTTAATGAAttttaatctatatttttggattggacaaattttgaatttaaaaacaaaCCAACAAATTTTGTTAAAGATCAAATAATCTTAGTATTCATATTTCAAAggtacttttataaaataaaaatgatgttAACATCTTTAAAAGACCCTTCGAATTTGATCGAAAATGGTGACCGGAAAGTCACCGGCGGTAGTGTAACGGTGGCTCTCCAACGAAGGTGTCCAAAATGCAAGAATAACTAGTACATTCAAGAGAGCTCAAGACGAGGGACACGGATccagtgtttttttttttccctcgAGCAAGTTCAAATTAATGAATTTTGTAAAAGAAGAACAGTTGAGTTAAATGGTGGTGGTGTGGCTATTGGTGACCCATTAAGGTTCTCCTAAAGTGGAAATATTTAGTAAAGAAGAAGAATGAGGAAGAGGATAGAGTGTATGTATAATCAAGTATTATATAGTCTACATGGTTCTCAAAAGCTAGACATCATAGACCAATTTAATAGTTGTATATTGCAAGTCATTTAATAACCTTAACACTTGCGATTTTCGTTAGCACAATAGGAAACAACGTGTGAACCATGAATTGTTTCCGATTGGAGTAGTTTTTAATAACTCATAGCAAAATAAGAACAGAAATGGGAGCTCCACAATTTACACTTATGGTAGTATCataatactattattattattattcacatTCGCTATCTACAAGAGTATGGCAACATAAATCTTGATTTGTTTGACTGTCACATGTGCATTTCCCCCCCTTCTATTTAACAATCATTTCCCCCTTCCCCCACACATGTAAAGAAGAACTACACGAGCAAACCTAATAAAGCCTTTTGCATTCTTAGTTCACTTATGCAGTGTCGAAGTCCCACCGATCATCTTGGAAAAGGCATGAAGCATCTTCGCCACGACTCACGAACACATAAACGATAGAGCTTCACGTGTACGTCCCAGCAAACTCAAAGCTGTGGCGGCAATATGATGTCCAGTCAACCCCGCTTGGTCAAGCTGTTGATTTGGTGATGCATGTTCAATATAACTGTCTGGTAAGACAATTGGTCGCCACTGCAAGAGTTGATCCAGAAAAATGAAACAGAATATCAGAAACTCGCTCAAAagaataacaaaatttagtcaTGCCATGCCAGACAAgatgttataaatatatattaaatattcacCAAACAGAACACAAATAAAATTTcgaaattatctttaaaattcTTAAACAACCGATATCATAAGCTTCTTGGACGTGTACTGTGTACACATAGCTTACACTATTTATTACCTTAATTCTTCTGTCGAGAAGTCCATCAAGAGCAATAAATTGAGCAACATGGGAACCAAATCCTCCAATAGATCCTTCCTCAACAGTAATTAGAAAAGAATGGTGTTTACAAAGCTGCCTTAGAAGGTTGATGTCAAGGGGCTTGCAGAACCTTGCATCAGCAACAGTCACCTCAACACCAAGCTTTGCAAGAAGTGAATGAGCCTTTAAACAGTTTTGAACCATTGATCCATATCCCAGTAAAGCAACATCTTTACCTTCAACAAGAATTCTTCCCTTTCCAATCTGTGTATGAATATATTACAACCACTCCAAAGTTAAAGAAAGGAGATAAAATACAATTATACTATGACAAACTTTTGGGGAAGTATTCGTTGACAGCATAACTCAAAATTATGAAGAAAACAGTGTTGCTCAATTACCTCAATTGGGATTCCATCCTGTATAGCATGGCTTTTCTCAACCAAGGCACCTCTAGGATACCGAAAACAAACTGGCCGATCATTGATATGAGTAGCAGTAGCCACCATGCGCACAAGTTCAACCTCGTCAGATGGTGCCATGACAATCATGTTCGGTAAGCATGACATGAACGTTATATCAAATGCTCCACACTGGAGGGGACCATCAGAACCTACCAGTCCTGCACTTGTAATGACAAAACGCACTGGAATTTTCTGTTGATCAACATCATGAACCACCTAGACATGATACGTAACATGTTTGAATTCATAATTACTTAAACCATTATGTAATGTGCACTAGCTATCTATTCTGCATACAAGtagataaaatgaaattaaaaatttacttttataaaGTGAGGTCCTAAAACTAAAGCTTTAGTAGCTTTATGCTGTGACCGTCCCCAACTAAAGATATGCTGTTCTCTGAAAATTTCTTATTgtcttttaacaaaatatagtGGTTATCATGATAGGTTAAGCTGTAATAAGGCTGGACCTGGTCATAGGCTCTCTGTAGAAACGAAGAAGGTATAATGCAAAATGGCTTCAATCCACCACATGCTAAACCAGAAGCAAATGTGACTGCGTGTTGCTCAGCAATTCCCACGTCAAAAATCCTGTCTGGAAATTTTTCCCGAAATAGTTCAAGTGATGGCTCCATTGTAATTCCTGCATGAACTACCACAATATCTCTGTCTTTCTCAGCTTCAGCAACCAAAGTCTCCACAAAGCAATCACCATAAGTTTGAGGCTGACCAGCATTGTCTAACAAATCAGCACTAACAGATTCTGAAAAGTTAACACATGCAACTAATTAGAAAGTAGTTGGGTAAATCAcatattattcaaaataatgaGAATGTCGGGCGATAAAGAAGCTAAGCTATAACTTCCTGGTATACAAAAGCTTAGTACTAAACCTATaggaaatattaattatatcagATAAGAAGCCAAATAAATTCAGCGTTGGTTTCACAGCTCATATATGGGAAAAGGTATACAGGCttggaaataatatttaaataaatagagaaCAATTAGgagaaaactttcaaaaatacCTAGTGTAAATGGTTTAACTAAAATTTGGTGTTTTGACAATGGTTTCCATTTATCCATATAGTCGACTCCAACTAGTAGGATGGGGCTTGGTTTGTTTTTCATATATAGGTGGGTATAGAGTTTATTTGTTAGCTAATCAATAAATGAATTCCATTTTCTGAAAGGCTTAAGCATCTGAAATAAACTCGACAAGGGGGAAAATCTGGGGTGCATTTGATGCACACTCAAATACATTACAACTCTATATGACGTATGGTTAGAGTTTCACATTGGATGAGATAAGAATGAGTATATAAGTGGGAAGTATCCTAGTTTTGTAGAGATGAGTTAGACGCGACCCAAATTTTAAGATGATATCAGAGCTTAATCAAGATCCATTGGGCTGCCTGTGTTTGTAAGTGGGAGGTATCCCCAACCTTATATGCCGGTTAACTGGGGGTAAGTTTGGTCAAACCCAAATATTAAGAATGAATATTGTTtagtgataaataaaaaatacaaaaaaactaGGTAAAATTTATTGCAACATCATTTATAATGTGCAATGTTTATGTCGCACTAAACATTGCAATATATAGAGAGGGGAACGAtgattatttttggtttttagaCAGTGATGCAGTGTTGTCCTTTAGACATGTTGTCCCATAGTTACTTGAGTAACAAAATTTAGCATTTTCCCTGTACCACACTTCTACATTGGTTCTATCTCATgaccattttaaaaaatcaagtaTGTAACAAAAATTCTAGTCTTGTCCAGTTCCTCATTTTTAAGCAAATCAACAAACTCCTAAAttgtaatttcattttatttacaaGATAAACTATTTCACAACAAGAAATACCATGATGGAACAAAACATATGATACACTTATGAAAGAACAGCAAAAGCAATACCATCCTGCTGCTTGTCTGTTATAAACCTTTTCTTATTCTGTTCTTCAACCTGATTTTCGTCAGTTATAACATGAACCAAGACGGGACCCATCGAATCCAGGGAAGCTACTTGTTGAAGAACACATATTAGATCTTCAATATTGTGTCCATCTACTGGGCCTATGTAATACAACCCAAGTTCTTCAAATAAAGTAGCACCTAGTGGACCCATCATACCACGAGCATATTCATCAACTTTAGCTGCCAATTCATGCATGCCCCAGCCAATACGTTTTGTAACACCCTGTGATAAAGCATAAAATTTGCCACccacttaaatataatttgaatatgaAGTGGGAAGCATTAAGATATAGAAACTGGGGGATAAAGAAGGATTATCATTAATACTTTTTAGACAGATCACTTATTTTGAATGAGATGACATGAAAACACAAGAGCAAAGATGAATACAACCATTAAGGTATACAATAAAGCTTTTGTTTTTTGGTTCAGTGGGAGACGGGGGTTTGCACATTCATTTATATGTCCAAATGCACACACAGACAAAGCTGAGTAATCACATTAAACTAGAAAGCAAAGCGATGAATATTTTGATTGGCTACAGATCATTTCACAATACTCGTCGTGTAGCCGTTCTGTAGTAAGCCTTTTCTTATTCTGTTCTTCAACCTGATTTTCGTCAGTTATAACATGAACCAAGACGGGACCCATCGAATCCAGGGAAGCTACTTGTTGAAGAACACATATTAGATCTTCAATATTGTGTCCATCTACTGGGCCTATGTAATACAACCCAAGTTCTTCAAATAAAGTAGCACCTAGTGGACCCATCATACCACGAGCATATTCATCAACTTTAGCTGCCAATTCATGCATGCCCCAGCCAATACGTTTTGTAACACCCTGTGATAAAGCATAAAATTTGCCACccacttaaatataatttgaatatgaAGTGGGAAGCATTAAGATATAGAAACTGGGGGATAAAGAAGGATTATCATTAATACTTTTTAGACAGATCACTTATTTTGAATGAGATGACATGAAAACACAAGAGCAAAGATGAATACAACCATTAAGGTATACAATAAAGCTTTTGTTTTTTGGTTCAGTGGGAGACGGGGGTTTGCACATTCATTTATATGTCCAAATGCACACACAGACAAAGCTGAGTAATCACATTAAACTAGAAAGCAAAGCGATGAATATTTTGATTGGCTACAGATCATTTCACAATACTTGTCGTGTAGCCGTTCTGTAGTAAGTCATTAAGCATGCAgactttctttttattaaaagcTCATTGAAAGTTGAATGATGTGGCATTGTCGCGTAGACCCTGCATGCTAGCAACAGACACTGAAGACTAATTTACAACTATTTTGCATTTTCTCTGCAAAGGAGGAAAAAAATATGCATACCTTAGCAGCTTCTCTAAACCTTCGGAAAGATCTACTGGACTGGAGCCTGCTAAGGGTACTAGATAAGACATTGACAGAGGTTTTTGGGCCCTCCTCAATGTTTGGGAGTAAAGAGTGACGGCTATCGTTCAAAATCACCACCATATTTGAGTCCAAATATCCTGCATTGCCCATTGCCTCGTACACCTGACCAGCCATAGTGGTCCAATTGCTGATAACTGCAACTACACGTTCTCGTCTCCCTTTAATATCCCGTGCAACTGCCATGCctgaaataaaatatactacATATGAATAGGAGAACATTTGAGATTTCATCTATAGGAATTTCATTAGTTCATTTAGGAAGGAAAATGTAAAGTGGccataaaaaacatataatttatcaACCGACATACACATACTCAGAACAGTAAATgacaattaaaataacataaacagCCTGAATAATGCtccaaattaatatatattattaaacaaGGAGAAAAATATAAACTACCAAGTCCAGCAGATATACTGTTGCATCCATGACCTGCACCAAACGAATCGTATTCACTCTCAAATCGAGAAGTATAACCAGAAAGGCCATTCTTTTGTCTGATTGTTTTCATGAGTGATCTCCTTCCTGTAAGTATCTTATGTGCATATGTCTGCAGACAAATATTGATACTCAAATAGGTTACATTGCCCGAAAAAATACTTtcattgaattattaaaaaattaacaccACGAAAAAGGAATATTCGTTGGTTTGTTGCAAAATGAAGTACAATAAAGGAACAATGTTAACAATCGCAATTCCCGTTAAACTTTCCACATCAAAGAGGGAAGaggaaaatttgaaatgatACGGAGGCACTGGcatttttagttataaattaaaatcttaCTTGATCCCCGACATCCCACAATATCTTGTCTACTGGAGCATGAAAAACATGATGTAATGCAACTGTCAGCTCCACCGCAGCCATACTTGGATTTAGTGATATTTGCGTACCTGATAGAATAGTAGACAAATCTACACGGATTTCAGCAGCTAATTGTTTCAACTCCTGCAAAGACAGTTATTTAGAGTGAAATACTTCAAGATTGCAAGTTCCAAATGAGGtcaaagcaaaaaaaaatgtcaatgaGCTAACAACTA from Cicer arietinum cultivar CDC Frontier isolate Library 1 chromosome 5, Cicar.CDCFrontier_v2.0, whole genome shotgun sequence carries:
- the LOC101514041 gene encoding probable 1-deoxy-D-xylulose-5-phosphate synthase, chloroplastic — encoded protein: MGTVSARYPIGIPFHSQSLTRRFHCSISQFLLHTDVSTITLCPPRSSSEGLIHRVCARPDIDDFYWEKVPTPILDTVENPLCLKNLSLRELKQLAAEIRVDLSTILSGTQISLNPSMAAVELTVALHHVFHAPVDKILWDVGDQTYAHKILTGRRSLMKTIRQKNGLSGYTSRFESEYDSFGAGHGCNSISAGLGMAVARDIKGRRERVVAVISNWTTMAGQVYEAMGNAGYLDSNMVVILNDSRHSLLPNIEEGPKTSVNVLSSTLSRLQSSRSFRRFREAAKGVTKRIGWGMHELAAKVDEYARGMMGPLGATLFEELGLYYIGPVDGHNIEDLICVLQQVASLDSMGPVLVHVITDENQVEEQNKKRFITDKQQDESVSADLLDNAGQPQTYGDCFVETLVAEAEKDRDIVVVHAGITMEPSLELFREKFPDRIFDVGIAEQHAVTFASGLACGGLKPFCIIPSSFLQRAYDQVVHDVDQQKIPVRFVITSAGLVGSDGPLQCGAFDITFMSCLPNMIVMAPSDEVELVRMVATATHINDRPVCFRYPRGALVEKSHAIQDGIPIEIGKGRILVEGKDVALLGYGSMVQNCLKAHSLLAKLGVEVTVADARFCKPLDINLLRQLCKHHSFLITVEEGSIGGFGSHVAQFIALDGLLDRRIKWRPIVLPDSYIEHASPNQQLDQAGLTGHHIAATALSLLGRTREALSFMCS